From a single Aggregatilinea lenta genomic region:
- a CDS encoding alkaline phosphatase family protein has translation MPDSLAAAFEAQIMDHRLLPVESNWADELVFPYYDGLSIRNLAHTVVRLLDGKPSTTRLGGSPLDERVWGQLWGQAKRIVLFVSDGMGWRLLQEIIAADPATAQIVADLTGDGTLTPITSIAPSTTAAALPCIWTGAGPIATGMAGTRLFLREFSVLANMLHYTPMAGRHRTDVLEEWGLDFSTFIPISTLGEELALRRIESYAVLQKDLFGSGLSKLMHRGITGAVRHYGYTDLWVTLRELLRGTRGKRCFINVYWSGVDGSSHLYGTVTEQSVTEIRRQLADLRDVMLSDGVADGRTLLMLAADHGHSPVANVVDMSAHPVLLDALRCGMGGDSRFTHLYLRDGMRERVMAYVESHFADSIVALDTAEAIRAGLFGSDPCYPEAVARLGDVTLIAREGTLISTKSTPGSLSRHAGLSAREMLVPLLMHLL, from the coding sequence GTGCCCGATTCGCTGGCCGCCGCCTTCGAAGCGCAAATCATGGACCACCGACTGCTGCCCGTCGAGTCGAACTGGGCGGACGAGCTTGTTTTTCCGTATTATGACGGGCTGTCCATTCGCAATCTGGCGCATACGGTCGTGCGGCTGCTGGACGGCAAGCCCTCGACAACCCGCCTGGGCGGCTCCCCATTGGATGAGCGCGTCTGGGGGCAGTTGTGGGGCCAGGCCAAGCGCATCGTGCTGTTCGTCAGCGACGGCATGGGCTGGCGGCTGCTGCAAGAGATCATCGCCGCCGACCCGGCCACGGCGCAGATCGTCGCCGACCTGACCGGCGACGGCACGCTGACGCCGATCACGTCCATCGCGCCCAGCACGACCGCTGCCGCGCTGCCCTGCATCTGGACCGGGGCGGGGCCGATTGCCACCGGCATGGCCGGGACGCGGCTGTTCCTGCGCGAGTTCAGCGTGCTGGCGAACATGCTGCATTACACGCCAATGGCAGGCCGCCACCGCACCGACGTGCTCGAAGAGTGGGGCCTGGATTTTTCGACGTTCATCCCCATCTCGACGCTGGGCGAAGAGCTGGCCCTGCGGCGCATCGAAAGCTACGCCGTGCTGCAGAAAGATCTGTTTGGCTCCGGCCTATCCAAGCTGATGCATCGCGGCATCACGGGCGCGGTCCGGCATTACGGTTACACCGACCTGTGGGTGACGCTGCGCGAGCTGCTGCGCGGGACGCGCGGCAAGCGCTGCTTCATTAACGTGTACTGGAGCGGGGTGGACGGCTCGTCGCACCTGTACGGCACGGTCACCGAGCAGTCCGTCACGGAGATCCGGCGGCAGCTCGCGGACCTGCGCGACGTGATGCTTTCGGACGGCGTCGCGGACGGGCGCACGCTGCTGATGCTGGCCGCCGATCACGGGCATTCACCGGTGGCAAACGTGGTCGATATGTCGGCGCATCCGGTGCTGCTCGACGCGCTGCGCTGCGGCATGGGCGGCGATAGCCGCTTCACGCACCTGTATCTGCGCGACGGCATGCGCGAGCGGGTGATGGCCTACGTCGAGAGCCATTTCGCCGATTCGATCGTCGCGCTGGACACCGCCGAGGCAATCCGGGCGGGATTGTTCGGGTCCGACCCGTGCTACCCGGAAGCGGTGGCACGCCTGGGTGACGTGACGCTGATCGCACGCGAAGGCACGCTGATCTCCACCAAGTCAACGCCCGGCTCGCTGAGCCGCCACGCAGGTCTGAGCGCCCGTGAGATGTTGGTCCCGCTGCTGATGCACCTGCTGTGA